The genome window TTAAGCGTACATTAAGATCACCGGATGTCTTAACGGCATTTTTAGCACAAACGGAAACCGTAAAACTAAAAGCACAACTTGAAAATAAACCTACAGCGATTATTGCACAAAATTTAGCACAACAGTTTGTTTTTCAAGATATTGCAAAATCACAACCGTTTGAGCAATTGAGCGTGACATCGGAAAATCCGGAAGACGCGAATAAGTTACTTTCGGATTTTATTGCTTTCGCAAGTCAGCAGGCGAAACAAACCTTAAATGCCGAACTGATTGCTAAATGGAAAGTGTTGTTTCAACAAATTAAAAATGTTGCTGAAATCAAATTAGGTGCAACGCAACAAGGTAATCAAATTGCAATGCAAGATTGGAACGGCAAATTAAATCTAATGCGTTCGGTGCAACCATTAGACGATAAATTAGTACCTTTCAAATTCGTAAAATCACCGAGCGTACCTTTGATGCCATCATCGCCTGCTCAAGCATTATGGATAATGATTGGGGCATTAGTTGGCTTATTATGCGGTATGGTAATAGTGTCAATGAGCGGTTTATTCCGTAAAAAAGTTACGAATGTCGCACAAAATTAAAGTCTTGACCGTCTTCGGCACACGTCCTGAAGCGATAAAAATGGCTCCGCTAGCAATGATGTTGGCGGAGCATACTGCTTTTGAAGCGAAAGTCTGTGTCACCGGACAACATCGTGAAATGCTGGATCAAGTGTTAGCTTTATTTGATATTCGCCCCGACTTTGATTTGGATATTATGCGAGAAGGGCAGGACTTAACGGAGATGAGCGTACGTATTCTACAATCGCTAAAATCTGTCTTTGCACAATATCGTCCTGATATCGTATTGGTTCATGGCGATACTACTACCACGTTTGCTACGGCTCTTTCTTGCTATTATCATCAGATTCCGGTCGGACATATTGAAGCCGGTTTACGTACTGGTAATCTTTACGCCCCATTTCCGGAAGAAGGCAACCGTTGTCTGACCGCAGTATTAGCAGATTATCATTTTGCTCCAACCGAACAAGCCCGTCTAAATTTGTTACAGGAACATAAAACGCCACAGCGTATTTGGGTGACCGGTAATACTGTATTTGACGCATTGCAGTGCGTTTCCAATCGAATCCGCAATAATGCCACGTTAATCAAGCAACTTGAACAACATTATGATTTTTTGGATAGCGGTAAGAAACTGATTTTGGTCACAGGGCATCGCCGTGAAAATTTTGGCGAGGGTTTCCAGCATATTTGTGAAGCCTTGGTAACGATTGCTCAACAACATTCCGATGTACAAATTGTTTATTCACTACATCGCAACCCGAATGTTTGTGAGCCGGTCACTCATTTGCTTTCCGGGGTAGAAAATATTTTTGTGATTGAGCCACAAGCATATTTATCCTTTGTTTATCTAATGGAACAGTCTTATTTAATTTTGACCGATTCGGGCGGTATTCAGGAAGAGGCTCCGTCATTGAACAAACCGGTTTTGATTATGCGAAATAGTACCGAACGCTGTGAGGCAGTACAGTCTGGCTCGGCTCGAATTGTCGGTACGGAAGTGGATAATATTGTGCAAGAAGTCAATCTGTTGTTATCGGATAAATCTGCCTATCAAGCGATGGCACAGGCACAAAATCCTTATGGAAGCGGTAATGCTTGCAGTAACATTATTGCGATTTTGCAACAAATATTTGAATCATAACAGGCTTTGTTTTCCTCAAGACAAAGCCTGTTTTTTCAAAAGAAAGAGATTGAATAACAATGAAAATGTTTGAACGCATCACGGTGGTTGGTTTGGGTTATATCGGTTTGCCGACTGCTATCGCCTTTACTCGTTCTGCGAAACGAGTATGCGGTGTAGATATTAATCCTGATGTGGTAGAAAGTGTTAATCAAGGGAAAGCCCATTTTATTGAGCCTGAACTGGATATAGCCGTTAAACAAGCGGTAGAAAATGGATTACTTTTTGCAACGCAAACGCCTGAAGTCGCCGACGCGTTTATCATTGCGGTTCCGACCCCTTTTACAGACAATCATCAGCCTGATCTTCAATATATTGAGCAAGCGGTGCAAGCGATAGCCCCTTATTTAGTCAAAGGAAATTTGATTGTATTGGAATCGACTTCCCCGGTCGGGACGACAGAAAAATTGGCTGAATGGTTGCAAAAACTGCGTCCTGATCTGCATTTCCCGACTCAAGATGAAAACAATACTGATATTTATATTGCGTATTGTCCGGAACGAGTGCTACCGGGCAGAGTGATGATTGAATTATTTGAAAATGATCGGGTTATTGGCGGTCTTACCCCGAAATCCACTCAACAAGCGGTTGATTTATATCGAATTTTTGTCAAAGGCGAGTGTATTGCTACAGATGTTCGTACAGCGGAAATGTGTAAGCTGACCGAGAACAGTTTTCGTGACGTGAATCTTGCCTTTGCCAATGAATTATCGATGATTTGCGATAAACTCAATATAAATGTGTGGGAGCTGATCCGATTGGCAAATCGTCATCCACGTGTAAATATTCTGCAACCGGGAGCAGGTGTCGGCGGACATTGTATTGCAGTTGATCCGTGGTTTATTGTGGCACAAATGCCAGAACAAGCTCGTTTAATTCGTGCCGCACGAGAAGTAAATGACAGTAAGCCGCAATGGGTAATAGAGAAAGTCAAACAGGCGTTAGCCGATTGCGTAAATCGTAAAAATTGTTTACCGAGTGAAGTGACGATTGCCTGTTTAGGTTTGGCATTTAAAGCTGATATTGATGATTTAAGAGGTAGTCCGGCATTGGAAATTACTCAATATCTTGCCGATTGGCATTTAGGGACTGTATTGGCGGTGGAACCGCATATTCAGGAATTGCCATCATCTTTGATAGGAAAAGTGGAGCTAGTTAATTTTGAGCAGGCTAATTTACGGGCAGATATTTTGGTTTTGTTGGTCGATCATTCGCTTTTTAAGAACGTATCACCCGCCCCTATTACTGTTCCGTGGGTAATTGATACAAAGGGGATATGGCTAAAATGAAGCGACAATATTTGCCGGATCCGTGGTTGTCAGATTTTTTTAGTCGTCCGATTATACAGGCGAAAGTCGTTGCTCAGGATTACGCACAAATTCAACAGTTACAAACTCAAGGTTTTCAATTTGTAGAAGGCGAAATTGAGTTTTGCTTTGATCTTGCAGAATATCAAGAAAAAACCACCGCTTGCCAAGTAGCAACGGCTGAAAATATTGCTGAATTAGAAGCCCTATTCGGACAAGCTTTCCCGACAAGTCGCTTTCGTGAGCCTTGGTTTTCAGTAGCGGAAAATCAACGTTTTTACCGTACTTGGATTGCCCGTGCGGTACGAGGAGAATTTGATCAACTTTGTTTGGTATTAAAAACGGCAAGCGGTCAAATTCAAGGTGGAATTAGCTTACGTTTATCAGAAAATCAGGCTCGAGTCGGTTTATTAGCGGTATCGCCTACCTGTCAACGCCAAGGTGTTGCGACTGTATTGTTACAAGCGGCACAAAATTGGGCGAAACAGCAAGGAGCGGACGTTTTGTTAGTCGCGACCCAAATCGGTAATTTGCCTGCGATCAATCTCTATTTAAAGCAAGGTGCGAGAATGTTAACAACGGCTTATTGGTTTTATCGGAAATAATGTATGCAGATTCCTTTTAATAAACCGCCGATTGTCGGAACGGAGCTTGGTTATATGCAACAGGCGATGGCAAGCGGCAAATTATCCGGTGATGGTATTTATAGTCAGCGTTGCGAACAATGGCTAGAAAGTCATTTTGGTTCAGCAAAAGCATTGCTTACGCCGTCTTGTACCGCCGCATTGGAAATGGTGGCGATATTAATCGATATTCAAGCCGGCGATGAAGTGATTATGCCGAGTTATACCTTTGTTTCGACCGCTAACGCATTTGTGTTGCGTGGAGCAAAGATTGTGTTTGTCGATATTCGTCCCGATACGATGAATATTGATGAAACGAAAATTGAAGCGGCGATTACGCCGAAAACCAAAGCGATTGTGCCGGTACATTACGCCGGTATCGCCTGTGAAATGGATACGATTATGGCAATAGCCGAAAAATATCGGTTGTATGTGATCGAAGATGCGGCACAAGCGGTAATGTCTTTTTATAAAGGCAAAGCATTAGGCACGATCGGGCATTTCGGCTGTTATAGTTTTCACGAAACTAAGAATTATAGTGCCGGCGGTGAAGGCGGTGCTTTATTGATTAATGATGATCGATTTATTGCTCGTGCGGAAGTGATCCGAGAAAAAGGTACAAATCGTAGTCAATTCTTTCGTGGCGAAACGGATAAATATACTTGGCGAGATCTCGGATCTAGTTTTTTAATGTCGGAATTACAAGTCGCTTATTTATATGCTCAATTGGAAGTAGCTCAACAAATTAAACAAACTCGTTTAAGCATTTGGCAACGCTATTTTGAAGTCCTGCGTCCGTTTGCTGAGCAAGGGCGGATTAGCTTACCGACTTGTCCGCCTGAATGTGAGCAAAACGGACATCTGTTTTATCTGAAATGGCGAGATATGAGTGAACGTAATGCGTTTATCGACAGGTTAAGACAGTACGGAATTTTGGCAGTCTTTCATTATGTGCCGTTACACAGCAGTCCTGCCGGTCAGCAGTTCGGTACTTTTATCGGTCAGGATCGTTTTACTACTTCAGAAAGCGAACGCTTGGTTCGCTTGCCGTTGTTCTACAATTTGCAACCACAAGCGTTAGATAGAATTATTCACGTGATATTGGAATTTCTTACGCAATGAAATCACTGAGCAAAACCGCTGTTTGGGCGACAAGTTACACCGCTTTTAAAATCGGTATTAGCCTAATACTGGTAAAATTATTTGCCTTGCAATTCGGTTTGGAAGGATTGGGACAAGCGGCAAATTTTATGACGCTAATTACCGTACTAGGCGTTTTTGCTGGTGGGGGGATTTTTAACGGCGTAACGAAATATGTAGCGGAATTGGAACATAGCCCAGAGCAATTAGATACGTTTTTAGTAACGTCAAACCGTATTGTTGTGTTGTTCTCTGCGGTGCTAGCGGTCATTTTTGTACTATTTTCTGCAAAAATCAGCGAATGGATTTTTTATTCTGAAGATTATCAGATTGTGATTGTGGTTACCGCCCTTATTCAGTTCGCTATTGCTAATAGTAATTATCTATTAGCGGTTTTAAAAGGTTATCGACAGGTTAAAGCAAATGCGATAAGCCTGATTATTGGTGCTTTTCTTAGCACGATTTTCTTTTTAGGCTTACTTTATTGTTTTGGGTATTTCGGTGGGTTAATTGGGATTGCTTGTATGTCAGCATTTAGTTTTCTGCCGGCAAGTTATTTCTTAAAACAAAGAGGCTATCGATTTAAATTTTGGCTACAAGGGCGTTTTTCTTGGCAATATGCACGTAATTTATCTAAATTTAGTGCTATGGTTTTGATTACGGCGATGACATTGCCAATAACTTATATTGTATTGCGAGATCTGTTAGCAGAGTCTCATTCATTGGAACAAGTTGGGTTATGGCAAGGCGTAAGTAAAATTTCCGATGCCTATTTGCGCCTAATCACAGCGGTATTTTCCGTTTATTTACTGCCTACTTTTGCCAAATTAACCCAAAAAGACGAAATAAAACGTGAAGTGGTGAAAGCGGTTAAATTTGTCGGGGTTTTTGTGATTGGCACAAGTCTATGCGTGTTTGTGCTAAAGCGAGAAATCATTCTGACGTTATATTCCGCGCAATTTTTGCCAATCGAATCATTGTTTATTTGGCAACTGATCGGTGATATGTTTAAAGTAGTTGCTTATGTATTCGGTTATTTGGTAGTTGCGAAGGCATCGTTAAAACTGTATATCTTAGCGGAAGTTTGTCAATTAACCTTATTGTTAATGATCGGACAATGGCTGATTCCGTTAAATGGTGCGGAAGGGGCGGTACAAACCTATTTATTAACTTATTTTTGCTATTTCTTTATCTGCTTATTAGCGTTTCATCGCTATCTAAAAAATTAAAACCTCAAAGATGCTCTTTGAGGTTTTTTTTTAATAAAACCTATAAAGAAACCGATACATTTTCTTTCACACGGCGACTACACGCTAGCACATAGCCTTGTGCAATTTCTTCTTCAGTTAAGTCGCCGGTGTGTACTACTTCATATTCACCGCCGGTGACTTTGGTTTTACATAAACCGCATAAACCGGTGCGACAGCCGGAAACTACCGGTTGTTCTTGTGCTTCTAATGCGGCTAATAGGGTCATACCAACCGGCACTTCTGCAGTGATTTGTTTTGCACCGTTGATCGTGAGAGTGGTTTTCTTATCCGAACTGATTTCACCGGCTAAGGCAGTATTAAAGAAAGCTTCGGTAAAGAATCGATCTTCGCTTACGCCTAATTCGGTTACGATATTTTTTAACGCCGCCATATAGGCTTCGGGACCGCAGGTCATCACGGTGTAATCGCTCACATTCGGCACGGCATTTTTGATAATTTCTGCCGAAATTCGACCGCTTGCAAAGCCTTCGGTTGCCCCGACCGAAGCGTTAATCACTAAGTTGAATTTTGGATATTTAGCTTTTAACTCTTCCCATTCCGCTTTGAAAATTACATCTTTTGGCGAGTGTACCGAATGGATAACGGTTAAGTTTA of Actinobacillus arthritidis contains these proteins:
- a CDS encoding transporter; the protein is MLRYLLTLIITTAIGGGIGFGLSFAQKSTWTATAQFEQPSVSELGNYYTLFSTYSFLNGGDSVSYRVVKDEKGALVLAPESGAKAEEKVKTESYDVFKRTLRSPDVLTAFLAQTETVKLKAQLENKPTAIIAQNLAQQFVFQDIAKSQPFEQLSVTSENPEDANKLLSDFIAFASQQAKQTLNAELIAKWKVLFQQIKNVAEIKLGATQQGNQIAMQDWNGKLNLMRSVQPLDDKLVPFKFVKSPSVPLMPSSPAQALWIMIGALVGLLCGMVIVSMSGLFRKKVTNVAQN
- the wecB gene encoding non-hydrolyzing UDP-N-acetylglucosamine 2-epimerase; amino-acid sequence: MSHKIKVLTVFGTRPEAIKMAPLAMMLAEHTAFEAKVCVTGQHREMLDQVLALFDIRPDFDLDIMREGQDLTEMSVRILQSLKSVFAQYRPDIVLVHGDTTTTFATALSCYYHQIPVGHIEAGLRTGNLYAPFPEEGNRCLTAVLADYHFAPTEQARLNLLQEHKTPQRIWVTGNTVFDALQCVSNRIRNNATLIKQLEQHYDFLDSGKKLILVTGHRRENFGEGFQHICEALVTIAQQHSDVQIVYSLHRNPNVCEPVTHLLSGVENIFVIEPQAYLSFVYLMEQSYLILTDSGGIQEEAPSLNKPVLIMRNSTERCEAVQSGSARIVGTEVDNIVQEVNLLLSDKSAYQAMAQAQNPYGSGNACSNIIAILQQIFES
- the wecC gene encoding UDP-N-acetyl-D-mannosamine dehydrogenase, whose amino-acid sequence is MKMFERITVVGLGYIGLPTAIAFTRSAKRVCGVDINPDVVESVNQGKAHFIEPELDIAVKQAVENGLLFATQTPEVADAFIIAVPTPFTDNHQPDLQYIEQAVQAIAPYLVKGNLIVLESTSPVGTTEKLAEWLQKLRPDLHFPTQDENNTDIYIAYCPERVLPGRVMIELFENDRVIGGLTPKSTQQAVDLYRIFVKGECIATDVRTAEMCKLTENSFRDVNLAFANELSMICDKLNINVWELIRLANRHPRVNILQPGAGVGGHCIAVDPWFIVAQMPEQARLIRAAREVNDSKPQWVIEKVKQALADCVNRKNCLPSEVTIACLGLAFKADIDDLRGSPALEITQYLADWHLGTVLAVEPHIQELPSSLIGKVELVNFEQANLRADILVLLVDHSLFKNVSPAPITVPWVIDTKGIWLK
- the rffC gene encoding dTDP-4-amino-4,6-dideoxy-D-galactose acyltransferase, with protein sequence MKRQYLPDPWLSDFFSRPIIQAKVVAQDYAQIQQLQTQGFQFVEGEIEFCFDLAEYQEKTTACQVATAENIAELEALFGQAFPTSRFREPWFSVAENQRFYRTWIARAVRGEFDQLCLVLKTASGQIQGGISLRLSENQARVGLLAVSPTCQRQGVATVLLQAAQNWAKQQGADVLLVATQIGNLPAINLYLKQGARMLTTAYWFYRK
- the rffA gene encoding dTDP-4-amino-4,6-dideoxygalactose transaminase translates to MQIPFNKPPIVGTELGYMQQAMASGKLSGDGIYSQRCEQWLESHFGSAKALLTPSCTAALEMVAILIDIQAGDEVIMPSYTFVSTANAFVLRGAKIVFVDIRPDTMNIDETKIEAAITPKTKAIVPVHYAGIACEMDTIMAIAEKYRLYVIEDAAQAVMSFYKGKALGTIGHFGCYSFHETKNYSAGGEGGALLINDDRFIARAEVIREKGTNRSQFFRGETDKYTWRDLGSSFLMSELQVAYLYAQLEVAQQIKQTRLSIWQRYFEVLRPFAEQGRISLPTCPPECEQNGHLFYLKWRDMSERNAFIDRLRQYGILAVFHYVPLHSSPAGQQFGTFIGQDRFTTSESERLVRLPLFYNLQPQALDRIIHVILEFLTQ
- the wzxE gene encoding lipid III flippase WzxE; translation: MKSLSKTAVWATSYTAFKIGISLILVKLFALQFGLEGLGQAANFMTLITVLGVFAGGGIFNGVTKYVAELEHSPEQLDTFLVTSNRIVVLFSAVLAVIFVLFSAKISEWIFYSEDYQIVIVVTALIQFAIANSNYLLAVLKGYRQVKANAISLIIGAFLSTIFFLGLLYCFGYFGGLIGIACMSAFSFLPASYFLKQRGYRFKFWLQGRFSWQYARNLSKFSAMVLITAMTLPITYIVLRDLLAESHSLEQVGLWQGVSKISDAYLRLITAVFSVYLLPTFAKLTQKDEIKREVVKAVKFVGVFVIGTSLCVFVLKREIILTLYSAQFLPIESLFIWQLIGDMFKVVAYVFGYLVVAKASLKLYILAEVCQLTLLLMIGQWLIPLNGAEGAVQTYLLTYFCYFFICLLAFHRYLKN
- the hcr gene encoding NADH oxidoreductase, with amino-acid sequence MANTNKNPLCINELQVYSIVQEAPKVKTINFIAQDFYPYQAGQYALVSIKNTPHITRAYSLSSTPGESRFVSITVREIEGGVGSTWLNNDVKVGDQVWFSNPMGEFSCQQVLADNYLLVGAGSGVTPIMSMTRWLLANRPEVNLTVIHSVHSPKDVIFKAEWEELKAKYPKFNLVINASVGATEGFASGRISAEIIKNAVPNVSDYTVMTCGPEAYMAALKNIVTELGVSEDRFFTEAFFNTALAGEISSDKKTTLTINGAKQITAEVPVGMTLLAALEAQEQPVVSGCRTGLCGLCKTKVTGGEYEVVHTGDLTEEEIAQGYVLACSRRVKENVSVSL